The window AGTTCCCGTACCAGTCTTCTGTGAATCGGCTTCGGGGCCTGATGCGGCTGGTCGCCACAGCTTGGGCAGGTGGTTTGCCTCTCGATATCGATCTGGTCGAAGGTGAGATCCTTTACGTCGAAATAGGCTAGTCGACCCGCTAGATTCGGTTTCTTCCCCATGAGTATGCGAACAGCTTCAGACGCCTCTATGCTGCCGATGATGCTGAGGATTGACGGGTGAACTCCTTCGGTTCCGCATTTGGGGAGCTGATCATCCTCAAGATTAGGTGCGAAGCACTCGATGCACGCCGTCTCCCGGGGGATTACGGTTGTGGCTGAGCCTATTGTTTCGATGGCCGCTCCGTAAACGAAGGGGATGCCGGCTTCGATGCAGGCTCGATTAACTACGTAGCGGGTCTCGATTGAGTCGAGGCCGTCAACAACCACATCTACGCCCTTTATGAGATCCTTTATGCTATCTTGGTTAACTGAAACTGTGAGCGCCTCGATCTTTACACCCGGGTTCTTGGCCTTTAGCTTCGCTGCAGCCACCTCAACCTTCGGGTACCCAATATCGTCGGTACTGTACAGCGGTTGCCGGTGAAGGTTGGAGAGTTCCACTACATCGCGGTCAACGATGCGCAGGTTACCTACGCCCATCGATGTGAGTTGAAGAGCTATTGGCGAGCCTAGCCCGCCGACTCCGATAAGCAGAACCTTGCCCTTTTTCAGCCGCAGCTGACCCTCGTACCCAATTTCGTCTAGGACAATCTGTCGTGAGTACCGCTCAACTTCTTCACGTGAAAACGCCATCTGTGTTGGCTCAACCTCCGCCCACCGCTGGTAGAAGCATCACTTCATCTCCATCCTTCAGCTGAGTATCGAGGTTGGATAGGAAGCGAACATTCTTCCCGTTAACGTAGAAGTTCAGTAACCGTTTCGGTTGACCGGTAACGTCGAAGACTCTTCGCTCAAACTCATCTCCATATTTCGATACGAGGATGGAGAGCGCTTCCTTCACTGTGGATGCCTCGATGTCGATCTGCCTGTTACCGCCTGTGACGCTTGCGAGTACACCGGGTACTGTGAAACGTATCTTCGCCATCTTCATGATCACCTTGAAAGTATAGGTGCTAGGGCCTGTATCTCAGGATCCACAACTAACGGCTTCGGTAGCTGGCTAGCCACTACCTCAGGGGTCTTTAACCCGTTGCCGGTGATGTAACATACGACTGTTTCGTCCCTGTCGATTCTGCCGTCGTCGACCATTCTCCTCAAAGTCGCAATAGAGACTCCTCCAGCCGGCTCGGTGAAGATTCCCTCTGTCTTGGCGAGCAACCTTATCCCATCAACAATCTCTTGATCAGTCGGGTCTTCAGCGTAACCTCCCGTCTTCCTGATTTTTCTTAAAGCGTAGATGCCGTCTCCAGGATCGCCTATTGCGAGGCTCTTCGCAATAGTCTTAGGTTTCTCCACAGGTGTAACCATCTCATCACCTTTCTTGAAGGCGTCAGCTATAGGTGCGCACCCGTATC is drawn from Nitrososphaerota archaeon and contains these coding sequences:
- a CDS encoding HesA/MoeB/ThiF family protein — its product is MAFSREEVERYSRQIVLDEIGYEGQLRLKKGKVLLIGVGGLGSPIALQLTSMGVGNLRIVDRDVVELSNLHRQPLYSTDDIGYPKVEVAAAKLKAKNPGVKIEALTVSVNQDSIKDLIKGVDVVVDGLDSIETRYVVNRACIEAGIPFVYGAAIETIGSATTVIPRETACIECFAPNLEDDQLPKCGTEGVHPSILSIIGSIEASEAVRILMGKKPNLAGRLAYFDVKDLTFDQIDIERQTTCPSCGDQPHQAPKPIHRRLVRELCGREQGKRALAITPRENLNLDIEDLTQRLKTRGFKIEVAAKMGVTFRYSPEVTVSILSSGVAVVVGAKEEIEALTIYSDVISEEMQVDLNRVDPSLPTLLAKPRKI
- a CDS encoding MoaD family protein → MAKIRFTVPGVLASVTGGNRQIDIEASTVKEALSILVSKYGDEFERRVFDVTGQPKRLLNFYVNGKNVRFLSNLDTQLKDGDEVMLLPAVGGG